One genomic window of Aethina tumida isolate Nest 87 chromosome 3, icAetTumi1.1, whole genome shotgun sequence includes the following:
- the LOC109600744 gene encoding sorting nexin-27 isoform X1, translating to MADSYAVARNAARNDNNKVPNGPRVVTINKTDTGFGFNVRGQVSEGGQLRSINGELYAPLQHVSAVLDRGAAEQAGIRKGDRILEVNGVNVEGATHKQVVDLIKSGGDVLTLTVISVTQQEAERLEPTDDSQVYYDYSEKRSLPISIPDYHYNERGGERYVAFNIYMAGRHLCSRRYREFSKLNTDLKKEFIGFTFPKLPGKWPFTLSEQQLDARRRGLEQYLERVCAVRVIAESDVMQEFLTDQDDENNSSPVDLKVLLPDRDVVTVSLKKSANADEVYDAVVKKIAMNKKVSNYFYLFEIVEYNFERKLQPNEYPHNLYIQNYSTATSTCLCIRKWLFSIKKELTLMIDTQATSYIFWQAIDEVNRGCIHAGERLYQLKALQDNTRAVEYLKLARELPGYGEVVFPHCACDSRKDGHVVVSIGSEGIKLHACREDGTLESQVVVLQWDCVRQWEIDDEGMAFCLKYNRPDKTPRWLKIFTPYYLYLMDCFEKIVEESKWLDTGE from the exons ATGGCCGACTCGTACGCGGTCGCCCGAAATGCCGCCCGGAACGATAACAACAAAGTGCCAAATGGACCGCGGGTAGTGACCATTAATAAAACCGACACCGGTTTCGGTTTCAATGTGCGCGGACAGGTCAGTGAAGGGGGCCAATTGAGGAGCATCAACGGGGAGCTGTACGCCCCCCTGCAGCATGTCAGCGCCGTCCTGGACAGGGGGGCTGCCGAACAGGCCGGCATACGGAAGGGCGATCGCATCCTGGAAGT GAATGGCGTTAATGTGGAGGGTGCAACCCACAAACAGGTAGTCGATCTAATCAAATCAGGGGGAGATGTATTGACTCTCACCGTAATATCCGTAACTCAACAG gagGCTGAAAGACTGGAACCAACTGACGATAGTCAGGTTTATTACGACTACAGTGAGAAACGGTCGCTTCCAATTAGCATACCCGATTACCACTACAATGAACGGGGTGGCGAACGATATGTAgcgtttaatatttacatggcCGGCAGACATCTCTGTTCAAGGAGATATAGGGAGTTTTCCAAGTTAAACACCGACCTCAAAAAGGAATTCATAG GTTTTACCTTCCCAAAACTACCTGGCAAGTGGCCTTTCACGTTGAGCGAGCAACAATTAGATGCACGGCGACGTGGTTTAGAGCAATATTTGGAGCGTGTGTGTGCGGTTCGCGTTATTGCCGAATCCGATGTTATGCAAGAGTTCCTCACGGATCAAGATGATGAAAATAACAGTAGTCCAGTTGatctaaaa GTATTATTACCTGATAGAGATGTAGTAACAGTGTCTTTGAAGAAGAGTGCAAATGCTGATGAAGTGTACGATGCTGTAGTTAAAAAGATAGCTATGAACAAGAaagtatcaaattatttttatttattcgaaatagttgaatataattttg AAAGAAAATTGCAACCCAATGAATATCCCCACAAtttgtatatacaaaattatagtacGGCAACTAGTACGTGTCTTTGCATTAGGAAATGGCTGTTTTCAATAAAGAAGGAATTGACACTAATGATTGATACACAAGCAACATCTTACATATTTTGGCAA GCCATTGACGAGGTGAACAGAGGTTGCATTCACGCCGGCGAAAGACTGTATCAACTGAAGGCGCTTCAGGACAACACGCGGGCTGTGGAGTACCTAAAGCTGGCGAGGGAGTTGCCGGGGTATGGAGAGGTGGTGTTTCCCCATTGCGCATGTGATTCCCGCAAGGATGGTCATGTGGTCGTCTCGATAGGTTCGGAGGGTATCAAACTTCATGCCTGTCGAGAAGATGGTACTCTTGAAAGCcag GTGGTGGTTCTTCAGTGGGACTGCGTTCGTCAATGGGAAATTGATGATGAAGGTATGGCCTTCTGTCTTAAATACAATAGGCCTGACAAGACACCAAGATGGCTAAAAATATTCACCCCTTAT tatCTCTACTTAATGGATTGTTTTGAAAAGATCGTGGAGGAGAGCAAATGGCTGGATACAGGGGAGTGA
- the LOC109600744 gene encoding sorting nexin-27 isoform X2 gives MLSYHVYGNVPRNFVPRNGVNVEGATHKQVVDLIKSGGDVLTLTVISVTQQEAERLEPTDDSQVYYDYSEKRSLPISIPDYHYNERGGERYVAFNIYMAGRHLCSRRYREFSKLNTDLKKEFIGFTFPKLPGKWPFTLSEQQLDARRRGLEQYLERVCAVRVIAESDVMQEFLTDQDDENNSSPVDLKVLLPDRDVVTVSLKKSANADEVYDAVVKKIAMNKKVSNYFYLFEIVEYNFERKLQPNEYPHNLYIQNYSTATSTCLCIRKWLFSIKKELTLMIDTQATSYIFWQAIDEVNRGCIHAGERLYQLKALQDNTRAVEYLKLARELPGYGEVVFPHCACDSRKDGHVVVSIGSEGIKLHACREDGTLESQVVVLQWDCVRQWEIDDEGMAFCLKYNRPDKTPRWLKIFTPYYLYLMDCFEKIVEESKWLDTGE, from the exons ATGTTAAGCTACCATGTTTATGGTAATGTGCCCAGAAACTTTGTGCCAAG GAATGGCGTTAATGTGGAGGGTGCAACCCACAAACAGGTAGTCGATCTAATCAAATCAGGGGGAGATGTATTGACTCTCACCGTAATATCCGTAACTCAACAG gagGCTGAAAGACTGGAACCAACTGACGATAGTCAGGTTTATTACGACTACAGTGAGAAACGGTCGCTTCCAATTAGCATACCCGATTACCACTACAATGAACGGGGTGGCGAACGATATGTAgcgtttaatatttacatggcCGGCAGACATCTCTGTTCAAGGAGATATAGGGAGTTTTCCAAGTTAAACACCGACCTCAAAAAGGAATTCATAG GTTTTACCTTCCCAAAACTACCTGGCAAGTGGCCTTTCACGTTGAGCGAGCAACAATTAGATGCACGGCGACGTGGTTTAGAGCAATATTTGGAGCGTGTGTGTGCGGTTCGCGTTATTGCCGAATCCGATGTTATGCAAGAGTTCCTCACGGATCAAGATGATGAAAATAACAGTAGTCCAGTTGatctaaaa GTATTATTACCTGATAGAGATGTAGTAACAGTGTCTTTGAAGAAGAGTGCAAATGCTGATGAAGTGTACGATGCTGTAGTTAAAAAGATAGCTATGAACAAGAaagtatcaaattatttttatttattcgaaatagttgaatataattttg AAAGAAAATTGCAACCCAATGAATATCCCCACAAtttgtatatacaaaattatagtacGGCAACTAGTACGTGTCTTTGCATTAGGAAATGGCTGTTTTCAATAAAGAAGGAATTGACACTAATGATTGATACACAAGCAACATCTTACATATTTTGGCAA GCCATTGACGAGGTGAACAGAGGTTGCATTCACGCCGGCGAAAGACTGTATCAACTGAAGGCGCTTCAGGACAACACGCGGGCTGTGGAGTACCTAAAGCTGGCGAGGGAGTTGCCGGGGTATGGAGAGGTGGTGTTTCCCCATTGCGCATGTGATTCCCGCAAGGATGGTCATGTGGTCGTCTCGATAGGTTCGGAGGGTATCAAACTTCATGCCTGTCGAGAAGATGGTACTCTTGAAAGCcag GTGGTGGTTCTTCAGTGGGACTGCGTTCGTCAATGGGAAATTGATGATGAAGGTATGGCCTTCTGTCTTAAATACAATAGGCCTGACAAGACACCAAGATGGCTAAAAATATTCACCCCTTAT tatCTCTACTTAATGGATTGTTTTGAAAAGATCGTGGAGGAGAGCAAATGGCTGGATACAGGGGAGTGA
- the LOC109600747 gene encoding glycine receptor subunit alpha-2, translating into MFIKTRMYLSTITLIFVLTTVISTSALIPKSVYNKTKNIIPDYYIKELRPPTVMGKPIEVDFSMRVMDINSINVEDMDFRMDMFLIQKWTDARIKIPEELFEYGDDSITLPSQFFENLWQPDLYFLNSKVVEIATLTHKFSSVTLYRNKTIRYAARMHAIVACQMEFQHYPMDTQMCPINIESFSYNQEKMFLKWGEFGVTVSPELKLLQYNILPIELEETFAYTGEKNGNFSRLVVTFRFERQIGHHLIQTFAPSTLVVALSWFSFWLGLDAIPGRMTLLVTCLLTLVTMFTGLRSDIPAVAYVKALDLWMALCMISVFAALGEFIIVKVLDGKYQARKNKERNMAMENAITPWTGNKKHSIQISEENFVKLHWKSSNGKEKVLWKEIDRFSRMIFPGLFFLISILYWTILIFSRSPIMY; encoded by the exons tGTGTTGACAACAGTAATTAGTACATCTGCTCTAATACCAAAGtcagtatataataaaacaaaaaatataatacctgactattatattaaag AGTTACGTCCGCCTACCGTAATGGGTAAACCAATAGAGGTGGATTTCAGTATGAGAGTCATGGATATAAATTCCATTAATGTTGAAGATATGGATTTTcg TATGGATATGTTCCTAATACAAAAATGGACTGACGCACGTATTAAAATTCCTGAGGAACTGTTCGAATATGGGGATGATTCAATAACGTTGCcttcacaattttttgaaaatctatGGCAGCCCgacttatattttcttaattcgaAAGTTGTTG aaattgcAACCTTAACTCATAAGTTTTCTTCTGTAACACTATATAGAAATAAGACTATACGTTACGCAGCAAGGATGCATGCTATTGTAGCATGTCAAATGGAGTTTCAACATTATCCGATGGACACGCAGATGTGTCCCATTAATATCGAAAGCT TTTCTTACAATCAAgagaaaatgtttttgaaatgggGCGAATTTGGAGTAACGGTCAGTCCGGAATTAAAGCTGTTACAGTACAATATATTACCAATAGAACTGGAGGAAACTTTTGCTTATACAGGAGAGAAAAATG ggAATTTCTCCAGACTTGTTGTAACTTTCAGATTTGAAAGGCAAATCGGTCATCATTTGATACAAACTTTTGCACCTTCAACCTTGGTAGTAGCTTTGTCTTGGTTTAGCTTTTGGTTAGGATTAGATGCAATTCCTGGAAGAATGACACTTTTGGTAACATGTCTTTTGACTTTGGTGACAATGTTTACTGGATTGAGATCAGATATTCCAGCAGTTGCATATGTTAag GCTTTGGATCTTTGGATGGCTTTATGCATGATATCCGTGTTTGCAGCTCTTGGAgagtttattattgttaaagtaTTGGATGGAAAATATCAAGctagaaaaaataaagagaGGAACATGGCAATG gaaaatgcTATAACACCTTGGACAGGAAATAAAAAGCACTCTATTCAAATTTCCGAAGAAAATTTTGTGAAGCTACATTGGAAATCA aGCAATGGAAAAGAAAAGGTTTTGTGGAAGGAAATTGACCGATTCTCAAGAATGATATTTCCAGGACTATTTTTCTTGATTAGTATATTATATTggactattttaatattcagtagATCACCAATTatgtattga